The genomic window TTCCCCCCGCCCACCTCCCTACCGCCCGGCACCCCTTGTGAGTTAACGTTGCCGCAATGCCGTTGGCCGGTCGGGTGGTGGGGGAGGGGGTGCGCCTCGTGCGGCCCCTGGGGCGCGGTTCGCACAGCGTCGTGTACTTCGCGGTCGGTCCCGATGGAAAGCCCTGCGCGGTGAAAATCTTCGAGCGGGGCCTCTCCCCGCACGCGGCGCGCGAGTTGCGGCACGGCGTGGACCTCGATCACCCCAGGCTCGCCCGCGTCCTGTGCGCCGTGCAGGTGGACGAGCGGCCCGCCCTGGTCGTGTCGCTGGCGCGCGGGATCACGCTCTTCCGGCGCTACGAGCGCCGCCCCGCCCTGACGCACGACCGCCGGGCCTTCCTGCTCACGCTCGCGCACCTGCTCGGGGCGCTGGACCACCTGCACTCGCGCGGGCTGGTCCACCGCGACATCAAGCCCGAGAACGTCCTCGTGGAACCCGACGGCAGCGCCACGCTGGTGGACTTCGACCTCTCCGGCCCCATCCGCGAGGTCTTCGCCACCCCCACCCGCCTGGGCACCCCCGCCTTCCAGAGTCCAGAGGCGGCGCGCGGCGAACCGCTCGGCCCGGAGAGCGACCTGTACGGCGTCGGCGTGCTGCTCGGCTGGGGCCTGCACGGGTCGCTCCCCGAACCCGGCGTCTTCCTGCCCGTCGGCTCCGATCCCCTCTCCCCCCTGTACGCCGACCTCACCGACCCCCAGCGTGCCCGCCGCCCCTCCGACGCCGGGGCCGTGCGGGGGGAGCTGCTGAGGCTGGCGAGCCTGCCGCATTGAGGGGAGGGACAGATCAAGCCGTTTGCCCGTCCTCGACGATAGACGTGAGGGGCAGGCGATGTGAACTCACACAGCCTGCCCCCTGAACCTTCCGTTCCCTACCGCAGAATCCGCGCCTCGTTCGCCCGCAGTGGAGAGCCGCTCCCCGGCGTGTCGTTCAGGCTGCTGAGGACCACGCTTCCCCGCGCGAGTTCGCCCACTTGCCGCTCCTCCCCGCCGAAGTTGAGGAGGACGGTCAGGCGCTCGTCGCCCAGCGTGCGCTCGAAGGCGAACACGTCGGCGTGGCCGCTGTCCAGCGGGCGGTAGTCGCCGCCGATCAGGGCGGGATGCTCGCGGCGCAGGCCGGTCAGCGTGCGGAAGTAGTTCAGGTCACTCGTCGGGTCGTCGTTCTGTACCTGTACGTTCACCCGCTCGAAGTCGTCTGCGAGGGGCAGCCACGGGGTCGCGTCCGCCGGGGCGAAGCCTGCATTCGGTGTGGCGTCCCACTGCATCGGCGTGCGCTCGGGGTCGCGGCTGGCGCTCGGCACGTCGGGTTGCTGAAGGCCCGCTGGGTCCACCATCTTCTCCAGCGGGACGGGCACGTTCTCCATCCCGATCTCGTCGCCGTAGTAGACGGTCGGCGTGCCGCGCAGGGTCAGCAACAGCGTCTGCGCCACCCGGTACTGCGCGGCCCCCACCCGCGTCTTGAAGCGGTGCTGGTCGTGGTTGCCGAGCACCCAGTTCGGCCAGGAATGCACCGCCCGGCACGCCGCGTCGTACATGTCCGCGAAGGCGCGCACCTGTGCGGCGTCCCAGGGCATCAGGATGAGGTGGAAGTTGAAGGGCAGATGCACCATCGGCGCGTCGCGCGTGCCCGCGAAGGGGAGCAGCCGCTCGACCGGGAGGTAGATTTCCCCCACCATCATGCGGTCGTGCTCAGGCGTCGAGAACTCGTCCAGTACCTGCCGCAGCTCGCGGATGTACGTGTGCGTCTCCGGTTGGTCCTGCGTGTAGATGTGGAGCAGGCTGTTGTGTTCGACCTGTCCCGGCTGCCACTCGGGGTTCTCCGGCTCGTCGAGGAAACGTTCGTCCTCCGCCAGCAGCCAGATCACGTCCACCCGGAAGCCGTCCACCCCGCGCCGCATCCAGAAGCGCAGCACGTCCGCCATCGCCGCCCGGACCTCGGGATTCCGCCAATTCAGGTCAGGCTGAGAGGGCAGGAACTGGTGGAGGTAATACTGCCCGCTCACCTCATCCAGCGTCCACGCCCCGCCCCCGAAGAAGGACTTCCAGTTGTTCGGCGGCCCGCCGTCACCTGCCGGGTCGCGCCACACGTACCAGTCCCGCTTGGCGCTGTCCTTGCCCGTCTGCGCCTCCTTGAACCACGCGTGGTCCGACGACGTGTGATTGGGCACGAAGTCGAGCATCACCTTCAACCCCAGCCGCTTTGCCTCTGCCACGAGCGCGTCGAAGTCCTCCAGCGTGCCGAACAGCGGGTCGATGTCGCAGTAGTCGGCCACGTCGTACCCGAAGTCGCGCATGGGGCTGGTGAAGATGGGGGAGAGCCACACCGCCTCCACCCCCAGCGAGGCCACATAGGGCAGCCGCGCCGTGATGCCGCGCAGGTCGCCCACGCCGTCGCCGCTGGCGTCCTGAAACGAGCGCGGGTAAATCTGGTAGATGATCCCGCTCTGCCACCACTGGAGCTGTCCGGTCAGGGAGTCGGCTTGCGTCACACACAGAGCGTAGCAGGAAGGGGAGGGGACTGAATCGATTCAGAAGAGTTGCGATTTAGGGAGAGCATGTGAGCGGCTGTAGCCTGACCTCATGGCCGAGCAGGAACCCGACCGTCTCGCTGGAACGGCCCGCGATCTGGGTCTTCCCTATGACGAGAATGACCAGGACTGGGGAATTATGTACGCCGACCACACGCGCCTTCCCGAGTTCATCGCGTACTACCGGGAGCGTTCCGCCGAGTTCAACTGGGGACAACGCTATGACGTGGGAGAACTCATCCTGGCCTCCGCAAACGATGCCATCGTGGAGAGGCATCCACACGGCGATCTCCTCCCCACGATCTTCGAGTTGCTGGTAGCTGACCAGGACCACCCGGCAACTCGAATGCTCCTTGAGTATTGGTCGAGCCTCCACTCTGACCCGGAGGCCATCGGCGCGGATGAGGTCTTTCCCATCTCCCGTCTGCTGGATAGGTTGATTCAGGAGACGGGCGGGAAAGAGTAAGCGGTCTCGTTCCCTCAATCCCCCGGCGTGTCGCTCCCCAGCCTCACCGTCACGTCCGCGCCGGGCACACCCCCAGCTTGCGACACCTCCCCATGTCCCACATCGCGCAGGACGGCGGCGGCGGCTTTACCCGTGACGGTAGTGGGCACGTCGGCGCGGGGGGCGTCGGCCACCTGCACGTTCTGATAGCCCAGGCTCTCCAACTGAGCCTTGAGACGGCGGGCGGAGCCGTTCGGGGCACCGACGTTGACGACGACGACGCTCAGGGTACGCGGGTCGTTCGGGTCGCGGAAGTGATCGCGGACGATGGCGCTCAGCCCCGCGCGGTCGGGCACCCACGTCCCCCCGCCGCCGTAGTCGCCGGGAACGCTGTGCATGTTGACCTTCGGGCCGCTCAGCACCGAGCCGAGGAGCGCCCCGACCTCCTCCCGCGTGAGGTTCGACTTCGTGTTCGCGTCCAGCGCCCCGACCATGCCGGGCAGCCGCCACCAGTTCAGCGGACTTCTTACCTGCCCGACCATCGCCGTGAGAAAGGTCTGCTGCCGCGCCACCCGCCCGATGTCGCCCAGGTTGTCCTTGCGGAAGCGCAGGAAGCCCTCGGCCTGCTGCCCGGTGAGGTGCTGGAGACCCGGCTGGAGGTCGATGTGGAGATTTCCCGCGTTGTCGTCGTACTTCATGCGCTGGGGCACGTCCAGCGTGACGCCGCCCGCCGCGTCGGTCAGCGAGCGGACCGCGTGCAGCGAGAGCAGGGCGTAGCCGTCCACCCGCACGCCCGTGAGGCTCTGCACCGCGCCGACGAGCATCTCCGGCCCGCCGTGGACGTTCGAGCCGTTGATCTTGCCCCAGCCCCAGCCGGGAATGTTCATCCACGTGTCGCGCGGGATGGAGAGCAGGTTCGCCGTGCCGTCCGGGTGAAATTGCGCGAGGACGATGGTGTCGGTCAGGCCGCCGTAGTCCTCCGGGGCCGCCGGGTAGGGCCACACCGCGCTGGGCGGGTAGGTCGGCGTCACGCCCGCGAGCAGGAGCGTGGTCGGGCCGTCGGCCTTACGGGGCAGCGCACCGTAGCGGGCCAGGGCGGGCGCGGCGGGCGAACTCAGGGCGACGAGACCCGCGAGGGCGAGTAGAACGAGGAGGGCGGCACGGCGCACGGGGCGAGTGTATAGCGTCAACGGGCAGCGGGAAGCCCACCCAAAGGTTGACTCGTCCGCGTCCCCGTCCATCCCCAACAGCCCGGCGACTTGGCCTCCTCCTCGGTGGTGTTTTCCCGCCTGCTGGCAAAGTGCCGAAGGGACGCCCTAGCCGTCCAGCGCCGTCAGCACCGCGTCCACGATGCGTTCGCCGTAGGCCTCGATGCGTTTCTCGCCCATGCCGGGCAGGCCGCGCAACTCGTCCAGCGTGCGTGGCTGGCGGGCGGCGAGGGCTTCCAGCGTCGCGTTCGGGAAGATGACGAAGGCGCTGTGGCCCGTCTCGCGGGAGAGTTCGCGCCGCAGTTCGCGGAGGGTGGCGGCGACCTCTGGGTTGGAGGAGGCTTGTGGCTTGTCGCCTGTGGCGTGTGGAGAGAAGAGGGGGGTGGGGCTGGCTTCCCGTTCGGCTGGGGCTGTCTTGATCGCTGAGGCTGTCGTGACCGCAGGGCTGATCTGACCGCCTCCCCGCAGAACGCCGAGCACCGCCGCGTTGCCCGCTGTCCCGCGCTCGGCCACCGTCGGCTGACGGCTGACGGCTGACGGCTGACGGCTCCCCGCCTGCCCCCGCACCACCTCCAGCACCTCCGCCCCGTACGCCTCCAGCTTGCGCCCGCCGACGCCGCCCACGCTGCCCAGGGTGTTCAGGCTGCCGGGCCGCAGCTCGGCGATAGTCTTGAGGGTCGCGTCCGTGAAGATGACGTAGGGGGGAACGCCCTGCTCCCGCGCCCTGCCGAGCCGCCACTGGCGCAGGGCCTCGAAGAGGGGGCGGTCGTGGGCGTCCACCGGGGCGCGGCCCTGCCGGGCGGAACGCTCACGCCGCTCGGCTCTGGGGGCCAGCGCCTCCTCGCGCATCTGGAAGGTCGTCTCCCCCTTTAGGAGTGCGCGGGACTTGGGCGTCGCCATGAGGCCGTGGTGCTCCCCCGCCGCGAGGTAGCCGAGGCTGACGAGCTGGCGCAGCAGCCCGCGCCACGTCTTCTCGTCGTGCCCCCGCCCGACGCCGAAGGTGGGAAGCTGGTGGTGGCCCATCGCCCGCACCTTCTCGGTGTCGCGGCCCAGCAGAACGTCGGTGAGGTGCGCCGAGCCGAAGCGGTTGCCCGTTCGGACCGCCGCTGAGAGGGCCATCTGCGCCTCGCGGGTGGCGTCGCGGACACGGGGCGGGCTGAGGCACACGTCGCAATTGCCGCACGGCTCCTCCAGCGTCTCCCCGAAGTACGTGAGCAACACCTGACGGCGGCAGGTCGCGGCCTCGCAGTAGGTCAGCAGGGCGTCGAGTTTGGCGGCCTCCACGCGCTTCACGTCGGGCGGGGCGGCGCTCTGGTCGAGCATCCGCTTGACGTTCACCACGTCCGAGAGGCCGTAGACCATCCACGCGGTACTCGGCAGCCCGTCGCGCCCGGCGCGGCCCGTCTCCTGGTAGTAGCCCTCCATGCTCTTGGGGAGGTCGAGGTGGGCGACGAAGCGCACGTTCGGCTTGTCGATGCCCATGCCGAAGGCGACCGTGGCGACGACGATCAGCCCCTCCTCGTTGAGGAAGCGGTCCTGCGCCATGTTGCGCTCACGCGGCGAGAGGCCCGCGTGGTAGGGCACGGCGTCCACCCCCTGCGTCTGGAGCCACTTCGCCGTCTCCTCCACCGACTTGCGCGAGAGGCAATAGACGATCCCCGCGTCCCCCCCACCCGTTCCGGCCCCGTGCTCGGCGCGGATGAAGTCGAGGAGCTGGGTCTTCGGCCCCTCCTTGTTCGCCACCCGGTACTGGATGTTGGGGCGGTCGAAGGACGAGACGAACTGCGGTGCCCCGTGCAGGCCGAGGACGTGCAGGATGTCCTCCCGCGTGCGCTCGTCGGCGGTGGCGGTGAGGGCCACGCGCGGAAGGTGCGGGAAGCGCTCGGGAAGGACCCCGAGTTGCCCGTACTCGGGCCGGAAGTCGTGCCCCCACTGGGAGACGCAGTGCGCCTCGTCGATGGCGAAGAGGGCGACGGGCGCGCGGGCGAGCAGGTCGAGGGTGCGGGAGAGCAGCAGCCGTTCCGGCGCGACGTACAGCAGGTCCAGTTCCCCGGCGACCAGAGCCGCCTCCACCTCCCGCACCCCCTCCGGGCTGAGGGTGGAGTTCAGGAAGGCCGCCCGCACACCCACCTGCCGCAGCGCGTCCACCTGATCCTTCATCAGCGCGATCAGGGGCGAGACGACGATGCCCACCCCAGGGCGCAGCAGCGACGGCACCTGATAGCACAGGCTCTTGCCGCCGCCCGTCGGCATCAGCACGAGCGCGTTGCCGCCATCGGCCACCGTCCGCACGATGTCGGCTTGCACGCCCCGGAAGGCGTCGTAGCCCCAGACGGACTTCAGGACGGAGAGGGCACGCTGGTCGGTGGCCGTGCTGTTTGAAGGGGAGGCAGCGGCGGTCATCGGGTGCAGGATAGCGCGGCGCGGTTATGCTGGCGGCGTAATCGGGGAAGCGGTCAGCCGTCAGCAGTGAGGGAGACAGGGACTTAAGCGTTTCCAGACCCGTTCAGCCCAACGAGGAACAGGGTCTTTTCGCTTCTCCCCCCTTGCGGGGGAGGCCGGGTGGGGGGAGGCTAGCGCCAGCTTGCCCGATCTGCAACAAATTCCCTCAACCCCCCTTCACTCACCGCCCCGGCAACTGACTCACCAGCTCGTCCGAGGTAAGCCAGGTCGTCTCCACGTCGGTGGTGGCGCTCATGCTGCCGCTGGCGCTGACACCGCTGAGACCGTAGCTCGCGTTCACGACGACGCCGACGACGTTCCAGCCCGCCTTCGCGGAAACGTCCACGGCGACGGGAGCGGACGACGCCCCGATGAGGGAGCCGCAGTTCAGACTTCCCGTGAGGCGGGTGGCGCGGTCGGCGTAGAGCCACGCGCGGGCGCGGAGGGTGGCGCGGGGCGGAACGTAGGTCACGTTCAGGTCGGCGGCGAGGATGGAGCGCGTGCCCGCCGTGTCCTGCGCGCTCAGGGTGGCGAAGCCGTAGCCGCGCGCCGCCGCGTCGCTGCTCGTGACGGTGCCCGTGCAGCCGACCTCCGAGAGCGCGTCAGGAGCCGTCCGGGTCAGGCCCGCGAGCGCCGAGGCGTCCGGCAGCGTCAGGGTGAAGGTGCCGTCCGCTACCACATCCGCGCGGGCGAGCGTCTGCCCGGAGGAACCGGGGAGGCTCACCGTGCCCGTGCCCGACCACGTTTGCACCGTGCCCCGGACGGTCGTGGCGGGCGGCTGGTCCTCCGGCGCGGCAGGCAGGCTGGCCGAGCCACAGGCGGTGAGGGCGAGGGCGGCGCTGGTCAGCAGCGCGAGACGCGGCAGGGTGTTCATCTGCCGCTCAGCGTAGGGGTGCCGGGGGTGAGATGTCCGCGAAGAGGCGTACACGGCCACCCCCACCGCTCACCCTCCGGGGGACTTGACGGGAATCGTTCGTCGCTTCGCCGCAACCTCCGCCGGGAGGCCGCGCCGCCCAACTCGTGCCTGCTGGCGGCTGGAAGCTGGCCGCTGGCCGCTCCTTAACCGCCGATCTCCACCACCGTCCGCCCACGCACCCGGCCCGCCAGAATCTCCTCCGCAAGGGCGGGCACATCACTCAGGGGACGAATCTGGGTCACGCTTGCCAGCCGCTCTGCGGGCAGGTCACGGGCGAGGCGGGTCCACGCGACTCGGCGGCGCTCCTGCGGGCAGTTTACGGAGTCGATGCCCAGCAGGCTCACGCCACGCAGGATGAAGGGGAAGACGGTGGTGGGCAGGGCGCTGCCCCCCGCCAGCCCGCAGGCGGCGACGGCCCCGTGGGCGCGGGTGCTGCCAATCGCTCCGGCCAGCGTGTCCCCCCCCACGCTGTCCACCACGCCCGCCCAGCGCTCCTTCTCCAGCGGACGCTTCAGCGCGGGCACCTCCTCACGCCCGATCACGTTTGCGGCCCCGAGGGAGCGCAGGTAGCCTTCCTCCTCCCGCCGCCCGGTGCTCGCCGTGACCGCATGGCCCGCCGCCGCGAGGAGGGCCACCGCCGTGCTGCCCACACCGCCCGCCGCGCCCGTCACCAGCACCTCGCCGCCGCCCGGTGCGACGCCGTGCTCCTCCAGCGCGAGGACCGCCAGCATTGCCGTGAAGCCCGCCGTGCCCACGCTCATCGCCCACTCGGGGGTGGTGCCGTCGGGGAGAGGGACCAGCCACTCCGACCGGACCCGCGCGTACTCGGCATAGCCGCCGTCCTGCCGCTCGCCGATGCCCCAGCCCGTCAGCACCACCGGGGCACCGGGCTGATGTGTGCCCGTCTCGTCCATGACCACCGTCCCCGCGAGGTCGATTCCCGGCGTCATGGGATAGGACTTCAATACGCCGGGTTTGCCCGTCACGGCGAGGCCGTCCTTGTAATTGAGGCTGGAATGGGTGACGCGCACCACGGTGTCCCCGGCGGGCAGGTCGGCGGGCGTGAGGGTCTGCATCTCGGCGCGGAAGCCCGCGTCGTCCCTCACGGCGCGCAGGGCACGGAACTGGTCGGGCAGGGTGGATGGCGTCATGGGTGGGACCTCCTCGGGGAGAGCGGTGGAATTGAACGTGCCGCCCAAGCCTAGCGTGGGAGGGTCCGGCACGGCGGGATGTGGGAAACTGGGGCGACTCCGCACCCCAGCGCAAGCCGCCCAGCCGCCCCGACCGGAGGACCCGATGAGCGCCCCGTCATCTCCCGCCCCCACCGACGACCTCTCCCCGCTGGAGCAGAACCTCGCCGCCCTCTCGCCCGGACGCCGCGACTTCTTCCGGCTGGTGATCGGCGTGACCCGCGCCCTGTTCGTGCTGCTCTGGCCGCTGCTGTGGGCCGGGTGGTGGGTGTGGCGCGCCCTGGGAAGGTCGGTGGCACCTGCGCCGAGCCGGGCATGGCTGGAGAGGCCGGGGCACCCGCTCTACGTCCTCGGGGCGGGGCTGGCGCTTGCCCTCGGCCTCGTCTGCACCATCGGCATGTGCTTCTGGCCCTTCATCGCCGCGCTGTGGGTCCTCCACACCCTGCCGGGGGCGGCGGCGCAGGGCGGGGGCGCTGAGTCGCGGGTGTGGCTGTGGGCGCTGGGCGCGGCGCTGCTGGAGGCGGCCATGCTCGCCGTGTATGGGCGTCACATCCGCGCGGGGCTGTCGGGTCGGTAAGACGACGTTCGTTCGGGCCAGGAGCGGACTCCAAGCTCAAGCGTCGGAGGAGACTTCCTGCGAACGTTGCAAAAGGCAGAAGGCCAACAAGGAGAGTCCCCTGCCTTCTGCCTTCGACCTTCCCAGCCATCCACCTGCACAGGAGGTCTACTCTCATTCGGCTGACGGCTGAGAGCTAAGAGCTGACCGCTCCCCTACAGCACATCCTCGAACTCCGTCACCGCATACGCCAGCGCGTCCGTCGTCGTCGCCTGGTGGCCCGCCCACGCGAGCCAGAGGGTGTGCAGGGCGTGGCTCACATTCAGGAGGGCCGTCTGAACGCTCGGCGTCGGCTCGTCCTCGGCGGCGGCCAGCGTGACGGTGAGGTGGAGCTTGGCATTCAGATACCGCGACTGCTCGCCGCGCAGGCCGTCGTAGACGTACACCACCTCGTCCCAGCCGGGGTGGAAGCTCTGCCAGATCAGCCGCGTCACCGCCTCGTGGCTGCCGATGCAGAGGTATTCGGCGGGCACCCCCTCGGGCGTTCGCAGCCCCCGCTCCTGACACAGCCGCGTCGCGAGGCCGCTGACATCACGGTCTACAGCTTCCTGAAAGCGGGCCTGGATGACGCTGCGGGCGGAGTCGCGCGAGTCTTTGGACATAGTGAATGGAGTATATTCTGTTTCAGGCGAAATGTAAGGGCGTGAATTTAGCCCGGTCCCGTGCCCCTCGCCCCCTGTGCACTCTGGTCTGCGGGAATGTGAAGGTCAGGTCGGCCTTCTCCTGCTCCTGCCCGAGACAGGGAAGAAAAAGTTCAGTCCTGCTGGCTACTGGTCGCTGACGGCTGAAAGCTGAAGGCTCTCCACTACCCACGCCCCACATCCGCCCCCTCGCCGCGCGCTACCCTGCCCGCGTGACGCCCGTCCTCTCTCCCACCGTGCAGGACGTGACCGAGCGGGCCGTGCAGGCCATCCGCGACCATGCCGATGCCTGCGAGGCGGCGCAGGACGTGACGCCGGGGGCAGCGGCGGCCCTGCGCGCGAGCGGCTACACGCGGCTCACGCTGCCCACGGAACACGGCGGGCTGGGGGCCACGCTTGCCGAGTACGCCACGGCGCAACTCCGGCTGGGCGAGGCGAACGCGGCGCTCGCGCTCGTGCTGGCGATGCACACGCACGTCGTCGGGTCGACCTTCCAGGGGGGGACGCTGCCGGAGCCGATGCTCGCGGCCCTCGCGCGGGCGAGCGTGGAGGGGCGGCTGGTAAACGCGCTGGCGAGCGAACCCGAACTTGGCAGCCCCTCTCGCGGCGGGCTGCCCCGCACGACGGCCACGCCGGACGGGTCGGGCGGGTGGCTCGTCACGGGCCGCAAGACGTGGGCGACGGGGGCACGCGCGCTCGGCCTCGCCGTGGTGAGCGCCGCCACGCCGGAGGGAACGGTGGCCCGCCTCCTCGTGCCGATGGACGCGCCGGGGGTGGGAATCGAGCAGACCTGGGACGGCTCGCTCGCGCTGCGGGGCACGGGAAGCCAGGACGTGACCTTCACGGCGGTCCGCGTGCCCGGCGACCACCTCTCCCTGCCCGGACCGCCCCACCCCTCGGGAAGCGCGTGGTTCTGGACGGCGATTGCGGCGACGTATCTGGGCGTCGGCTTCGCGGCCCTCCACGCCCTGACGGCCTACGCGCGGGAACGCGTGCCCACGGCCCTGGGTGCCCCCATCGCCACGCTGCCACGCGTGCAGGAGAACGTGGGCCGCATCGCCACCGACCTCGCCGCCGCCCGCGCCCTGCTGCTGGAGGCGACCCGCACGTGGGACACCTCGCCGGACGAGGGGGCCGTGCCGGGCCTCGCCGCCGCAAAGGCCTATGCCACGAATGCCGCCGTGAGCGCGACCGACCTCGCCGTGAGGGTGGCGGGGGGCGCGGCTCTCACCCCCGCGCTGCCGCTGGAGCGCCTGCTGCGTGACGCCCGCGCGGGCCTGACGCATCCCCCGGCGGACGAGGTGAGCTACGGCAGCGTCGGGGCGCGGTGGCTGGGGGTGGAGGCGCGGCGGTAAGCGCCTGTCGGGGACGGGTTTTCAT from Deinococcus sp. YIM 134068 includes these protein-coding regions:
- a CDS encoding LCP family protein, which gives rise to MRRAALLVLLALAGLVALSSPAAPALARYGALPRKADGPTTLLLAGVTPTYPPSAVWPYPAAPEDYGGLTDTIVLAQFHPDGTANLLSIPRDTWMNIPGWGWGKINGSNVHGGPEMLVGAVQSLTGVRVDGYALLSLHAVRSLTDAAGGVTLDVPQRMKYDDNAGNLHIDLQPGLQHLTGQQAEGFLRFRKDNLGDIGRVARQQTFLTAMVGQVRSPLNWWRLPGMVGALDANTKSNLTREEVGALLGSVLSGPKVNMHSVPGDYGGGGTWVPDRAGLSAIVRDHFRDPNDPRTLSVVVVNVGAPNGSARRLKAQLESLGYQNVQVADAPRADVPTTVTGKAAAAVLRDVGHGEVSQAGGVPGADVTVRLGSDTPGD
- a CDS encoding serine/threonine-protein kinase, which gives rise to MPLAGRVVGEGVRLVRPLGRGSHSVVYFAVGPDGKPCAVKIFERGLSPHAARELRHGVDLDHPRLARVLCAVQVDERPALVVSLARGITLFRRYERRPALTHDRRAFLLTLAHLLGALDHLHSRGLVHRDIKPENVLVEPDGSATLVDFDLSGPIREVFATPTRLGTPAFQSPEAARGEPLGPESDLYGVGVLLGWGLHGSLPEPGVFLPVGSDPLSPLYADLTDPQRARRPSDAGAVRGELLRLASLPH
- a CDS encoding alpha-amylase family glycosyl hydrolase — protein: MTQADSLTGQLQWWQSGIIYQIYPRSFQDASGDGVGDLRGITARLPYVASLGVEAVWLSPIFTSPMRDFGYDVADYCDIDPLFGTLEDFDALVAEAKRLGLKVMLDFVPNHTSSDHAWFKEAQTGKDSAKRDWYVWRDPAGDGGPPNNWKSFFGGGAWTLDEVSGQYYLHQFLPSQPDLNWRNPEVRAAMADVLRFWMRRGVDGFRVDVIWLLAEDERFLDEPENPEWQPGQVEHNSLLHIYTQDQPETHTYIRELRQVLDEFSTPEHDRMMVGEIYLPVERLLPFAGTRDAPMVHLPFNFHLILMPWDAAQVRAFADMYDAACRAVHSWPNWVLGNHDQHRFKTRVGAAQYRVAQTLLLTLRGTPTVYYGDEIGMENVPVPLEKMVDPAGLQQPDVPSASRDPERTPMQWDATPNAGFAPADATPWLPLADDFERVNVQVQNDDPTSDLNYFRTLTGLRREHPALIGGDYRPLDSGHADVFAFERTLGDERLTVLLNFGGEERQVGELARGSVVLSSLNDTPGSGSPLRANEARILR
- the recQ gene encoding DNA helicase RecQ encodes the protein MTAAASPSNSTATDQRALSVLKSVWGYDAFRGVQADIVRTVADGGNALVLMPTGGGKSLCYQVPSLLRPGVGIVVSPLIALMKDQVDALRQVGVRAAFLNSTLSPEGVREVEAALVAGELDLLYVAPERLLLSRTLDLLARAPVALFAIDEAHCVSQWGHDFRPEYGQLGVLPERFPHLPRVALTATADERTREDILHVLGLHGAPQFVSSFDRPNIQYRVANKEGPKTQLLDFIRAEHGAGTGGGDAGIVYCLSRKSVEETAKWLQTQGVDAVPYHAGLSPRERNMAQDRFLNEEGLIVVATVAFGMGIDKPNVRFVAHLDLPKSMEGYYQETGRAGRDGLPSTAWMVYGLSDVVNVKRMLDQSAAPPDVKRVEAAKLDALLTYCEAATCRRQVLLTYFGETLEEPCGNCDVCLSPPRVRDATREAQMALSAAVRTGNRFGSAHLTDVLLGRDTEKVRAMGHHQLPTFGVGRGHDEKTWRGLLRQLVSLGYLAAGEHHGLMATPKSRALLKGETTFQMREEALAPRAERRERSARQGRAPVDAHDRPLFEALRQWRLGRAREQGVPPYVIFTDATLKTIAELRPGSLNTLGSVGGVGGRKLEAYGAEVLEVVRGQAGSRQPSAVSRQPTVAERGTAGNAAVLGVLRGGGQISPAVTTASAIKTAPAEREASPTPLFSPHATGDKPQASSNPEVAATLRELRRELSRETGHSAFVIFPNATLEALAARQPRTLDELRGLPGMGEKRIEAYGERIVDAVLTALDG
- a CDS encoding acyl-CoA dehydrogenase family protein, with product MTPVLSPTVQDVTERAVQAIRDHADACEAAQDVTPGAAAALRASGYTRLTLPTEHGGLGATLAEYATAQLRLGEANAALALVLAMHTHVVGSTFQGGTLPEPMLAALARASVEGRLVNALASEPELGSPSRGGLPRTTATPDGSGGWLVTGRKTWATGARALGLAVVSAATPEGTVARLLVPMDAPGVGIEQTWDGSLALRGTGSQDVTFTAVRVPGDHLSLPGPPHPSGSAWFWTAIAATYLGVGFAALHALTAYARERVPTALGAPIATLPRVQENVGRIATDLAAARALLLEATRTWDTSPDEGAVPGLAAAKAYATNAAVSATDLAVRVAGGAALTPALPLERLLRDARAGLTHPPADEVSYGSVGARWLGVEARR
- a CDS encoding MDR family oxidoreductase, which produces MTPSTLPDQFRALRAVRDDAGFRAEMQTLTPADLPAGDTVVRVTHSSLNYKDGLAVTGKPGVLKSYPMTPGIDLAGTVVMDETGTHQPGAPVVLTGWGIGERQDGGYAEYARVRSEWLVPLPDGTTPEWAMSVGTAGFTAMLAVLALEEHGVAPGGGEVLVTGAAGGVGSTAVALLAAAGHAVTASTGRREEEGYLRSLGAANVIGREEVPALKRPLEKERWAGVVDSVGGDTLAGAIGSTRAHGAVAACGLAGGSALPTTVFPFILRGVSLLGIDSVNCPQERRRVAWTRLARDLPAERLASVTQIRPLSDVPALAEEILAGRVRGRTVVEIGG